The following proteins come from a genomic window of Carassius gibelio isolate Cgi1373 ecotype wild population from Czech Republic chromosome B8, carGib1.2-hapl.c, whole genome shotgun sequence:
- the LOC127964219 gene encoding uncharacterized protein LOC127964219: MTRITLTSMIDDAAKQMKIKIIEAMKTVDHIATTTDCWSARRRSFIGVTAHWLDPESLKRCSVALACKRLRGSHTFNLLANALNDIHAEYDIRGKIVRTTTDNVSNFIKAFKVFGGDGNNAGALVQEEEEEEEEEEADKDEEEVEFVDVSSLLDEDDGFEFQLPKHQRCACHILNLIATADASKAVSNDAYKKLYYSTFGKCNALWNKCSRSSTAAETVEDACSLQLVRPNATRWNSLFMAVERLLRIGKEKGEATMRVFCTDLKVPMFNPAELAFLSEYSAVMTPVTQATNILQAETNVQMGWLLPTVKLLKIKLNRIKLPLKYCKPLVDALQVGIENRFGPMMEDPELVAAAILLPKFRTNWTQEDETIKIGMDYIKRSIEDPSLQSSEVNRSSSSDEEDFFSGMQGFKAQDSAKPLDAYLSCSADNMDLLKSFPAVCKLSVKLNTPLPASTACERLFSITGLVCSPRRARLNTFNFENQLLLRINQRFLTS; this comes from the exons ATGACAAGAATCACACTCACATCTATGATTGATGATGCTGCCAAACAGATGAAGATCAAGATTATTGAGGCCATGAAAACTGTTGACCACATCGCGACGACCACTGACTGCTGGTCAGCCAGGCGGCGTAGTTTCATTGGGGTCACGGCTCACTGGCTGGACCCGGAAAGTTTAAAAAGGTGCTCAGTGGCCCTGGCCTGTAAAAGATTAAGAGGCTCTCACACTTTCAACCTTCTGGCAAATGCACTTAATGATATCCATGCGGAGTATGACATTCGGGGGAAGATAGTCAGAACAACCACGGACAATGTCTCCAACTTCATTAAAGCCTTCAAAGTCTTTGGTGGAGATGGAAATAATGCTGGTGCTCTAgttcaggaggaggaggaggaagaggaggaagaagaagcaGACAAAGATGAGGAGGAGGTAGAGTTTGTCGATGTATCTTCACTTTTGGATGAGGATGATGGTTTTGAGTTCCAGCTCCCAAAGCACCAGCGTTGCGCATGCCACATTCTTAACCTAATAGCCACTGCCGATGCCAGCAAGGCAGTGTCCAATGACGCGTACAAGAAATTATACTACTCAACATTTGGCAAGTGCAATGCACTTTGGAATAAGTGTTCAAGATCCTCAACAGCAGCTGAAACTGTGGAAGATGCCTGCTCCCTCCAGCTTGTGCGACCGAATGCAACGAGGTGGAACTCTTTGTTCATGGCTGTGGAGAGACTGCTCAGGATAGGGAAAGAAAAGGGAGAGGCAACAATGAGAGTTTTCTGCACAGATTTGAAGGTTCCAAT GTTTAATCCAGCTGAACTTGCATTCCTGTCAGAGTATTCTGCTGTCATGACTCCAGTCACCCAAGCAACTAACATTTTGCAAGCTGAAACCAATGTCCAGATGGGGTGGCTGCTCCCAACTGTCAAGCTCCTGAAAATCAAGCTAAACAGGATCAAGCTACCGCTGAAGTACTGCAAGCCGCTTGTGGATGCCTTGCAGGTGGGCATTGAGAATCGCTTTGGCCCTATGATGGAAGACCCAGAGCTGGTGGCTGCTGCTATTCTGCTTCCAAAATTTAGGACAAATTGGACACAGGAAGATGAGACAATCAAAATAG GAATGGACTATATCAAACGAAGCATTGAAGACCCCTCGTTGCAGTCCAGTGAGGTCAACAGGTCCAGCTCATCTGATGAAGAGGACTTCTTTTCTGGCATGCAGGGTTTTAAGGCACAAGACAGTGCCAAACCACTAGATGCGTACTTGTCATGTTCAGCAGATAACATGGACTTGCTCAAGTCTTTTCCAGCTGTGTGCAAGTTGTCTGTTAAGTTAAACACACCCCTTCCAGCATCAACAGCCTGCGAGAGGCTTTTTAGTATCACAGGATTAGTCTGTAGCCCTAGAAGAGCGAGACTGAATACATTCAATTTTGAAAACCAACTACTTTTGAGGATAAACCAAAGATTTCTAACTTCCTAA